The stretch of DNA GGCCGAACACTTCACCGTGGTCGCCGCCGACCTGCGCGGTTATGGCGACAGCAGCAAGCCCGCCGCCATTGACCATCACACCAATTATTCAAAACGCGAAATGGCCCGCGACGGCGTCGAGCTGATGAAGGCGCTGGGCTTCGACGAGTTCTCGGTGCTGGCCCACGACCGTGGCGCCCGCGTCGCCCATCGCCTAGCTCTGGACCACCCCAAGGCCGTGCAGCGCATGGTGCTGCTGGACATCGCACCAACCCTGTCCATGTACGCCCAGACCGACGAAGCCTTTGCCCGCGCCTACTGGCACTGGTTCTTCCTGATCCGCCCGGCGCCGTTGCCCGAGAGCCTGATTGAAGGCAACCCGGAACTCTACCTGCGCAGCGTCATGGGCAGCCGCAGTGCCGGGCTCAAGCCGTTCACCGATGAAGCCTTCGCCGAATACCTCCGTTGCCTGAAACTGCCGGGCACCGCCACCGGGATCTGCGAGGACTATCGCGCCGCCGCCGGCATCGACCTTGAGCACGACCGCGCCGATATCGACAAGGGCAACCACCTGGAGCTGCCGCTGCTGGTGATGTGGGGCGCCGAAGGCACCGTCGGGCGCTGCTTCGAACCCCTCAAGGAATGGCAGAAAGTCGCGACCGACGTACGTGGCAAGGCCCTGCCGGCCGGCCACTACATCGCAGAAGAAATCCCTGAAGTGCTGCTCGGCGAAGTCCTGACCTTCCTTCGCTGAGCCTTTATGAACCGCTGACCTGACCGATCCCGCCCCGCAGGCTTGAAACAGCCTGCGACGGGATCTGCTTGCCCAAAAAACGTCTCGAGATAATAAAAATGACAATCAGAAAACTGCTGGGAACCCTGTATGTGCAG from Pseudomonas sp. NC02 encodes:
- a CDS encoding alpha/beta fold hydrolase, with protein sequence MFAGFQKDQRHVNGVDISYRKGGAGPGLLLLHGHPQTHVIWHKVAEQLAEHFTVVAADLRGYGDSSKPAAIDHHTNYSKREMARDGVELMKALGFDEFSVLAHDRGARVAHRLALDHPKAVQRMVLLDIAPTLSMYAQTDEAFARAYWHWFFLIRPAPLPESLIEGNPELYLRSVMGSRSAGLKPFTDEAFAEYLRCLKLPGTATGICEDYRAAAGIDLEHDRADIDKGNHLELPLLVMWGAEGTVGRCFEPLKEWQKVATDVRGKALPAGHYIAEEIPEVLLGEVLTFLR